The genomic interval GGCAGCTTGTAGAGCGCAGCCAGATTCATGGATTCGTGGACGGTACCCTGCCCCATGGCACCGTCACCGAAGAATGTCAGGCATACACCGCCGTCCTCCTTGTACTTGTGGGCAAAGGCAATCCCGACGCCCAGCGGCACATGTCCCCCGACGATCCCATGGCCGCCGAAAAACTTCTTTTCGGCCTTGAAGAAGTGCATCGAGCCGCCTTTGCCGCGCGAGCAGCCGTCGATCTTGCCGAACAGCTCAGCCATACACTCGTTGGCCGTCATGCCCAGCGCCAGCGCGATGCCGTGATCGCGGTAGGCCGTGATGACTGAGTCGTGTCCGATCTTGATCGACCAGGCGGCGCCGGTCGAGACGGCCTCTTCTCCGATGTACAGGTGCAGAAAGCCGGCGATCTTCTGCTTGCCGTACATCTGGGCCGCCCGCTCTTCGAAGCGGCGCTGCAGCAGCATGTTACGGTAAATAGCCAGGAGATCTTCCCGGCTCAAGCCGAGCTCTTCGTGCGTATAGGCACCGGCCGGGTAGGTCTCGAAGGTCTGCTCAAAGTGAATCGGCTTGGACGGCACCTGCAACTGCACCGCC from Rhodothermus marinus carries:
- the pdhA gene encoding pyruvate dehydrogenase (acetyl-transferring) E1 component subunit alpha, which gives rise to MASKTRKKQQATQVDQAASQANGQAVQLQVPSKPIHFEQTFETYPAGAYTHEELGLSREDLLAIYRNMLLQRRFEERAAQMYGKQKIAGFLHLYIGEEAVSTGAAWSIKIGHDSVITAYRDHGIALALGMTANECMAELFGKIDGCSRGKGGSMHFFKAEKKFFGGHGIVGGHVPLGVGIAFAHKYKEDGGVCLTFFGDGAMGQGTVHESMNLAALYKLPIVFIIENNQYAMGTAVWRAFANTEFYRYAANYNMPGALVDGMDVFSVMKALRKYVALAREYQPSVLEVRTYRYRGHSMSDPAKYRTKEELEAKKKEDPIIRLKSYMLQHGLSTNEELDAIDDDVKKEVQASVEFAEKSPYPPLESIYEDVYAQPDYPFLA